A region of the Argopecten irradians isolate NY chromosome 16, Ai_NY, whole genome shotgun sequence genome:
TCCACTATATGGTGGCCCTGGCCTGGGTTATTTCCCTTGTTCTTAGTCTTCCGCAGATTTACATATTCTCCTACATGGAGCGACAACCCAACGTCTACGACTGCTGGGCTACATTTAATCCTGCATGGACTTTGGAACTGTATATAACATTCAATTCTGTAACTGTTTACATTATTCCAATCATAATCCTAACATTCTGCTATGGACGAATGTGCTACTCCGTCTGGAAGCGAGGAAAAGTTGGTGAGCAAGTCGCGTCGTCAACAAAAGTTCAGTGGAATCATTCAAACATGTCTGCCAAAGAGGAAAATAGTCCTATAAATGATCTGATCAGGAAAGGAGATAACTCATATAGAAATCATAAGCTTCGGAAAAGCGACCATGCATCAATCCAGAGTCGACAATCTCAGACCAGAGGTGCTATTCCACGTGCTAAAGTTCGCACGGTGAGACTGACCTTGACCGTGGTCTTCTGTTTCATTGTGTGTAGTTCTCCATTTCACTTCGCTCAGCTGTGGGCAGCATTTGACCCACACGCACCCTTTACAAgtaagtataaaaaaaatcatccatTCATCTAGATTAAGAATTAGATTCAAATGAGATATTAATTGTCTGCAAGCTCTATtcagacgactggttcgccatttgtcaatataatgtgactgggtgaggtgtgttacttggtgtcttcggcggcatccttcaatgatatagcactataaaaagggcaacagttccactatacaagaagacacaacacgaatataccgcagtctcccaaaacacacaccacgcacttcatacatgAAACACCACCTACACAGGTGTCCGTCCTTAAATAAACTGACTGTTTATAGTTAGTAATAAACCCTACGAAACCAAATATTGgctatgtttccatggttaccaaGCACACGTGTGCAGTTAGGATACCCGATATAATTCCAATGATCGTTCATGCACTATTATTTACAGTAAGAAATGGCAATacttttaaaaaacaatatatcactGACCCTTTGTATACTGTAATTTATACTATTACTGTAACACACTTTTCAGCGGTAACGTTAACCTTAATGCTGTGCTTTAATGGTCATTGTGCTGTGAAATATTTTAACGAAAATCTTCTTGAAAAATGTTCTTGAGAGTAGATCCACAATTGAACCCTTCCATTCCTTAATGCGGtcaatacccccccccccccccccccaaaaaaaaaaaaaaaaaaaaaaaaaaatggacaGGGACTTTCAAAAGATCCCTTCTTGGACGACCAAAACACGTCATGCAATGCTATTTACTTCCTATCAGTCCAAACATTATTTCCATAAATCCATTTCTTTGCTTACTTCGAGTAAAGTAGTATCCTGTTAAAATTGTTCTATGTGATGTCTGGGGCATCAGTCTCCTTTTTAAATCAGGACCTAGTTTCGCTAGAAAACTTAGGTTTATGCACATTCGGGATATGTCTCCCTCGGGGCTGTTACATAATCTTTCTTTCCCTCTCCACCTCGTGCAAAGTTGATACAATATGTACGTCATCATTTCTTTGTCTTTGCCTTCCTCTTATTATGTCAAATCTGTTCCCATAATATCTACAATTCTACCACCTTCGCTTAGCGCCTTGTCATAACGCTGCGCATATCGATCATCAGTAAGAAAGACCTTGTATGATGTAGCCATGTGGCAAGGTTTCATGATTTGATGCATATTGGGCAGACTGGAATATTAGACAATTATCTATAGTCGGTGCAGTATGTAAGTGGTCAACAGGAACTGCATTGACTCGGCAATGTCCCAGCTGTCACACAAAGACGCACAGTATTCTGATTATGGTACTCCGCTTTTTCGGTGCTCCTTGGGCTCCCAACTCCACTTTGCCTTTCCCCATAGAGATTTCTGTTTTCTGTGCATTCTTGGTTAAGCCCCATTTCCATATGTCAATGGTTCCGCTTTAGAAAGTCTCACAACATTAACATACTGACAAAATATGCACACACTCATTCACGAAACACTCCGCATACATAGGCGGTCGTCCTAAAATacccctggctgttaatatgacgttcaTTTAATCATCCAACCAACCAACTAGGTGACGACAGGAGGTCTCAGAAATAAATAGAAACTAAATAGAAATGGTGTTTGACAAAGTCCGTTTTTATCTATGACCTCCCACCCTCGGTTCCCCGGTCCGTGCTCCATGAGCTCCATCTCACTTTGGCGTTCCTGGTTCCCTCCTATATTGTTTATGTGATCTCgtatgaatataccgcagcctcccaaaacacgcacctcgcacaacatacacgcaaaacaccgcatgcatgggaggccgtccttacatgaccatagctgttgataggacgttaattaaacaaacaaacaaaaattaaattccTCGCGTTGGCGTTGGTCGTTGATCCCCAGCGCTGCATAAATTATGGCGTATCCAGTCAGTCGTTAGGAACCTTTATAGGTTGTTCCATCTGTATGTAGGCATCTCAGGAAACTGAGTTTGCTAGCCGACAATTACTTTTCTTTCGCTCTAATATCAATGGCAACGTTCTGACTTTATCATGATCACCTTTCGAGTAAGTTACTGTCTCAACAAAAATGCACTTTCCATTATTGAACTCCCCACTCATTAACACAAATACTGTCGTCACCAGTCCACATACATAGTTCTGAGCCAGGGTAATCGGTATCCTCCAAAATCAAGACCTCTCCATTGAGTTAAATAACTAAATgttacataaacaatgtaaacacGCTTATTTTAAGGATTATCTGATCCCATCGCTTTTTTCGCTTTCTTTTATGATTTTGACGTTTTGCGTAATGACTTTGAAACAACACATAGATCAATGTCGACTTTATTTCCTTTTTAGATCAGTTGCTGGCCAAACATCATGATTATATGCCTTTGTGTTAATAGGTATCTTTCATTTCGGTATTTTAACACATCTAATACCTATATAATTGTAACCTATAGGTAGgtcaatatatatttcactgtCTGATGTCGGTTGTTTGTGTTGCAGGTTCAGCCTACACTATCATACTTCTGCTGTATAGTCTAAATAGCTGCACCAATCCTTGGATCTACCTCGTTTTCAGCTCCCGGATGTGGGAATCAGTAAAGTCTTGCTCACGACTGAGCATGTGCAGGCGGAAGCGGAAGGGTGCTCCGTTATGGTCCGTGGGCTAGGCGTCAGCTGCCGACAAACAATTCTGCAACACCAACATCATTTTGAATCAAGACTCGAGATTGGAATCCAGGTTTTCTGTGGTGAACTATCTAGAATGTGTATAGTCtcagatattttataaaatttacgGGGAAGTGTAAACTTCAAAATGACGAGGACAATATGACGTCAAGGTGCAAAAAAAGACTCTTGAGAACGAGAAGCATTAAGTGTGAGTGATATTGTGTGTTCGTTCGTCAGATGTGTTTTGTTTCGTTTTTTCACACCTACATATTGGTCGTGTGCATATTGTAATGTCGGTATCATGCAATGCGGTCGTATGAAACGATTATGAGTGATTTCACTGAAACGCTGACATAAGCATTGTTGTTTTTAGAAAGAGAAAGGGCAACTTTTATGCTGCTAGTATAAGAAACCGAAAATTCGTTTACAGTCAAGCACTATTCCTTCAATTGTGTTTCTACTTCAATAGTGCATTTGTTTACAACTAGATAAAAAGTGAAGTGGGAAAACAAAATTCAGATTGAGCGATTGTTTTTAAAGTGCAGACAATCATTCTGCAGCACTTGTGGTGTTAAATTGCTGTAACTTATTCATCTCCACAGATCACTATCGTCACCAACAGTAATTTagcatttttaaagttttttaaaGACAACTCTGTTTCAAAAAAACGACACTCTCAACATTATGAACTCTGGATGGAGTGACAAGTACACACGGTAGAATATAATGTGACATTTAACCAAAGAAGATCGATGTTATTTTGAGTAGGCCACAATGACCAAGTGGTTCAGAGGATATAACGCTTGCAATGCGAAAACCCCAGAGATCCAAATCTCCGCGGTCCTACGTGTGggacaaatatattttaagacaAAAATTAGGATATCACAACATATTACTATAAGCCATCcgcctctgggttgcgagttcgaatcctacATTGGGAAGCTGCCATATACTGACAGTTGTtcgatgattttttttctgggcACTCTGGCTTTTCTCCACCTCAAATTCTAAACCTGCCACatccttaaagtgaatagtcgtgAATAGTTGACCGTCGTTTTGATCtttaaggacttttggaaggtcAACGAACTCATTTAGACTTGTTTTCTTGCACGACTATTAATTTCAAATCCTTTGTATATGGACACGTTCGTATTAATTATGGACtttaattacttatttattcatttatctgGATTTCAGGTTTTCAAAAGTGTATTTGTAAGAAATGAAGTGGCGATAGTTGTAATCAGTGgtaacatgtaaataaaaacgAACCAACTAAGTCGACTGCCAACAAATCGATTTTCGGATACCGATATCAGAGTATAAGGATTGGTGTTGAATTCATTTCAATATTGAGGCAATTCATATACTGAATTGTAGAGCTATTGGTTAGTGCTTTTGAAAATCTTTTAGAATTTGTAAAGAATTGTCAGATAGGCTTGATAATCTCTATCAATGTATCCTCAATTGATTTAGAGAACTTTATTGGCACGTACCGCTGTAGATTTAACACACAATGTattctcgcacctcggacagggaaatctcatatgatacccggtgctagatttttctatctcgtccgatctaTCTGGTACCTTTACGTGATTTTTGGCGGAATGttacgccattcatgtaacattctgcgcatgtgacgtcatactgtCGAATCGGTGACGTCACACGCTTCAGATAATcgatattattagaaatatgtacattcagtcatttagcatgcattgtttggttgttgtttttaattatgaaaacactatgtatcgattgatcatcgtttttcttttatataactGAACTATAGTTTTACGCTGAATAACTGAAatcgaagcgcagatgaaatggttaatcggctttgaaccaggaggaCCAAGACGGGATAATTTTACACTCTGAACTCGTATCTAtagatgggttttgttatatcttataATCCACACAAATAGCTGGATATACAGTAATAAAATCTATTTGCTATAattgatcgagatcgggttatctcagtctcgggctaagattttgtaacatcttgtaacgcctcggttgggattatgttacaaaatcttagccctcgactaAGATAACACGATCTCGATCAATTATAGGAAATAGATTTTATTACTGTATATCCAGCTATTTGTGTGGATTATAACACACAATGTACTGTATAGCCGGCTATTTTTGTGTGGTAACACACAATGTACTGTATACCCGGCTATTTATGTGGTAACACACAATGTACTGTATAGCCGGCTATTTTTGTGGATTATAACACACAATGTACTGTATAGCCGGCTATTTTTGTGGATTATAACACACATTGTACTGTATAACCGGCTATTTATGTGGATTATAACACACAATGTACTGTATAGCCGGCTATTTTTGTGGATTATAACACACAATGTACTGTATAGCCGGCTATTTTTGTGGATTATAACACACATTGTACTGTATAACCGGCTATTTATGTGGATTATAACACACAATGACATGTATAGCCGGCTATTTTTGTGGATTATAACACACATTGTACTGTATAGCCGGCTATTTTTGTGGAATATAACACACAATGTACTGTATAGCCGGCTATTATTGTGGATTATAACACACAATGTACTGTATAGCCGACTATTTTTGTGGATTATAACACACAATGTACTGTATAGCCGGCTATTTATGTGGATTATAACACACAATGACATGTATAGCCGGCTATTTATGTGGATTATAACACACAATGACCTGTATAGCCGGCTATTTTTGTGGATTATAACACACAATGTACTGTATAGCCGGCTATTTTTGTGGATTATAACACACAATGTACTGTATAGCCGGCTATTTATGTGGATTATAACACACAATGGACTGTATATCCAGCTATTTGTGTGGATAATAATACACAATGTACTGTATACCCGGCTATTTATGTGGTAACACACAATGTACTGTATAGCCGGCTATTTTTGTGGATTATAACACACATTGTACTGTATAGCCGGCTATTTTTGTGGATTATAACACACAATGTACTGTATAGCCGGCTATTTTTGTGGATTATAACACACAATGGACTGTATAGCCGGCTATTTTTGTGGATTATAACACACAATGGACTGTATAGCCGGCTATTTTTGTGGAATATAACACACAATGTACTGTATAGCCGGCTATTATTGTGGATTATAACACACAATGTACTGTATAGCCGGCTATTTTTGTGGATTATAACACACAATGTACTGTATAGCCGGCTATTTTTGTGGATTATAACACACAATGTACTGTATAGCCGGCTATTTATGTGGATTATAACACACAATGACCTGTATAGCCGGCTATTTTTGTGGATTATAACACACAATGTACTGTATAGCCGGCTATTTTTGTGGATTATAACACACAATGTACTGTATAGCCGGCTATCATTGTGGATTATAACACACAATGTACTGTATAGCCGGCTATTTTTGTGGATTATAACACACAATGTACTGTATTGACGGCTATTTTTGTGGATTATAACACACAATGTACTGTATAGCCGGCTATTTTTGTGGATTATAACACACAATGTACTGTATAGCCGGCTATTTTTGTGGATTATAACACACAATGTACTGTATAGCCGGCTATTTTTGTGGATTATAACACACAATGTACTGTATAGTCGGCTATTTGTGTGGATTATAACACACAATGTACTGTGTAGACGGCTATTTTTGTGGATTATAACACACAATGTActgtatagccggttatttttgtGGATTATAACACACAATGTACTGTGTAGCCGGCTATTTTTGTGGATTATAACACACAATGTActgtatagccggttatttttgtggattataacacacaatgtactgtatagacGGCTATTTTTGTGGATTATAACACACAATGTACTGTATAGCCGGCTATTTTTGTGAATTATAACACACAATGTACCGTATAGCCGGCTATTTTTGTTGATTATAacacaatgtactgtatatccGGCTATTTTTGTGGATTATAACACAATGTACTGTATAGCCGGCTATTTTTGTGGGTTATAACACACAATGTACTGTATAGCCGGCTATTGTTGTGGATTATAACAcacaatgtactgtatagacGGCTATTTTTGTGGATTATAacacaatgtactgtatatccGGCTATTATTGTGGATTATAACAcacaatgtactgtatagacGGTTATATTTGTGGATTATAACACACAATGTACTGTAGAGACGGTGATATTCGCTACAACTCATCACTTTAAAGTATTATGTGCATTTGTTTATGCTCAAAAAGCTATAGATAGCTTTAGAAATTGTTACATCGTTTTCGTTTGCACTCACTTACCATGTCATTGAGCATCATTATCAGTTACAAATAAAGGTTTAacacatatatttgttttgttttaaattctaCAAGGAGTATAACCAGTGTGAGCTAACAACAAGTCAGTCTGCTAATGAAATGTACTCTTGTCGGACAGATTGTCGAAAAAAAGTCAatgaaagaaatacaaaaatattttatggaaGTGACGTAAGTTTTATCCTCAAATTAAATTTATGAATTTGATCAGAGTTGTTATTACCATGAAAGCAATTTGCCACATCTCGGTTTAATGACTCAGATACTATCAAGTCCTATTCATGGAAGTGTTTGTCTTTTTCAGGTTTTCGGACGCTATAAAGTCCTACTCATGGAGATGTTTGTCTTTTTCGGGTTTTCGGACGctagggccgttttcgattaaaCTGTTTGACTgattggacctagttgttcgtttattaattaaagacgaacctggtgattttatattgttttcagacgagcctggacaaagccctcacaggcctgtatcgaaaactgcaggtccgtcaggatttatacttgaaataatgacttaaaccaacggtcgaaccggttgttccgaataaaccaAAAAGTCCACGAAGTTCTACTCATGGAGGTGTTTGTGATTTTGTCAACCGgcaaaatttattaatattgatattaattagatcattatatgaaaatgttaaatgttgtgTCAAGCATAATAATTCATTATCTAATTTCAAGGATGAATTTTGTCACCATTACTTTTTTCATTATATGTTAATGATTGTGATATGCAGTTTTTAATTGACAATTGTCCATCTGTAGAAAACCAGACCTTAAATTTGTTCCTGCTTATGTACGCAGATGATATGGTGGTCTTCTCAGAAACACCAGAAGGCTTACAAGATATGTTGAATTCATTAGCAAGGTACACTAAAATGTGGGATTTAACAGTCAATACAGATAAAACGAAGGTTATTGTTTTTAGAAATGGTGGAATTTTGAGAAATAATGCAAATTGGACATATAATGGATGCCATTTGAATATTGTCAATGAATTTAATTACCTGGGAATGTTACTAAATTTTAATGGAAAGTTTAGAAAAACTCAACAAAAAATAGCAGTCTAAGGCAGAAAAGCATTGTTTGCAGTTATGAACGTATGtcgtaaaaattattttaatgtagaATCTCAGCTATCAGTTCTTGATACTTACGTCAATAGTGTTTTAAGTTACGGCTCAGAAATATAGGGTTTTCATAAAGCGCCTGACGTTGAAAAGATACATACtatgttttgtaaacttttaCTTGGCGTGCgtaaatatatacttttaatgCTATGGTTTTCTTAGAACTTGGTAGGTATCCTTTAGTGCTCTTCAGaaaattaagaatatttaagtattttttgAAACTGATGGGAActcaaaattgtattttgaaatcatGTTATCAAGAAATGTTAGACCACAATGATGTGTGggtgataaatataaaaaataaattgtatagaATAGGTTTAGGTAACCTTTGGCAAACAGATGATATAGATAAGAGTACTTATGGTATAATTAAACAAAGGTTAAtggatatatataaacaaaattgtcTTGAACAGATAAGAACATCTTAAAAAGGATTATTTTACTCGTGTCTTGATCACaattttggtttacaaaactATTTAGGAAAACCAATCTTAACAGATCTTTTCAAAGAAATTACCAAGAGAAGAATCTCTGCACACAGTCTTAATGTAGAAAAGGGTCGATACCAAAATATACCACACCATTTAAGAATATGTACTTTGTGTAATTTAAATGACTTTGAAGATGAAttccattttgttttgaaatgtccATGTTACTCTGATACCCTTCAAAAATTCGTGAAAaactattatttaaaaaaaaacccaagtaTGTATAAACTAATACAACTTTTTAATGTAACATATGTGAAAGAATTACAGAACTTTGCAAAGTACCTTAAAGCTGCGAACGCAAAACGACCTTTATTAATcaattagttatactcttccgaATGTAGTCTACATGTGtctttgtacaatatgtattatatgatccATTTGAATGCCATTTATTAATGTATTATGTGTGTATATCCAACTGATGAGTCTGCAGActcaaagtaaataaaaactAACTTGTCAAACTTGTTTTTTCGGGTTTTATTCGATAACTTGCTATGCTAGTAGTTATAACACTTCTCGCTTTTATTTCATGCATAACATTTAGCGCGGAATATTGGCACTTCAATTTAATGCGCAATTTCTCATTAATTTGCATGTAATGTTTCTCAAGTATATTTGACAGCTCGTCAGAAATGTTGCGACTAAATGGCGTAAAATGTAATTATTCATAATCTATATAGCAATATTTATACCGTGTGTTTTCATTAGAAATGTTTTATGTGGAAAATATGGTGATCAAGCATCGCTCGTGGAGTTTGTTTTCTAGGAGAACGAAGTTATGTATCATATCGGAGATTGAACCTTTAATAATCATTCATATCCCGCGTCTGTAGTAATTGATCCTGCTGTGAGTTCAGTGGGGAATACTGAAGAGATCGGATCAGTTGTAATGAATTGTTTTAACAGACCCCTTGACAATTATTGTgctcattattttgtgaaaaatcAACATATGATCTCGTGATAACATCCAACATGACACAGACTTGCTGACTGAATGGTGTCGATATCCAGAAAGGAATTCTgtaatgtcattatatattcaaactcaATCCCTGCATGCTCAACTGGAAAGTCGATTACACTCTAACCAGTTAGTATTTGAAAGATGTAAATTGATAACATCTTGTTTGTTTCGCAGAAGGGCACTTATGGCATAACAAAATTGTGTGAAAGATTGTGAAAGCTCGTGATTTGATCGATTGTTTTATGAATTCTGATTAACGTCAGAGTATCAGTTAAATTGACAGATCAGGTGTAAGTGGACAGGTCAGGTGTAAGTGGACAGATCATATGTAAGTGGACAGGTCAGGTGTTAGTGGACAGGTCAGGTGTAAGTGGACAGGTCAGGTGTAAGTGGACAGATCAGGTGTAAGTGGACAGATCAGGTGTAAGTGACAGGTCAGGTGTCGGTGCTAGCGGAACACTGCTGAACCTTTTAAAGATCActgaaacaaatatacaaatatcaaaatggaAACAACTTTATCAAACCCGTATCATTATCTTCTTTTTCCGTGGTACACCATGGATCATCTACGTCCTTGGTAAGGATTTATTACTTCTCggaaacatatacatatatgtacgatGCATCAGCGCATTAGAGCGAAAACAACAGATGATCAAGGCGCGTGTGATGTAAATCAAGCAGTCCATTATACGGTGGATATATcgcattcacccctgaagacacatttagactcgcCTAAATCAGGGactagaacagttcattatgaaatttcagggttTGGTCAGAGTTAAGCCCTTTTCCTCCATCATCGACTACCACTCCCTCCCGCGTTATCATTGTAAAATAGTTATGATGTAAATGAGTGTAATGTATAAGCGTAACTCAACAAATTTCGATGCAGTCGTTTGGTTTAACATTATTCATTGAAGCCAAGTCTTCTAACAAAATGTCAATCgataattgtttttcatttaatgataaattcagtagcaaaattaaataatttgctgttatttttttctgttgataaaaagaaaaatatgcgTTGAGAATTTTCATAATATGAGTTACAAACATCTGTATACAGAAGAgtaaatcaaataaacaatgatTTAAATCTATAAGTGTAAAGTTGGTTAATTCTATTTgtctttcatttctttttttctgtgttgaatATTTTGTTAACTTAATTTTCTCTATTCCGTATTTTAATGTAGCctgcaataaaagaaaataacttttttgaAATCAGTTTGTATTTGTTACGTGTTTGAAATTCTCAGAGaaaaaatgtgtacatgtatctacgTGCTACttgataattttcatattacacGCAAAGCTAATTAGGCCTACTtattttttcctaaaaaaaataatttacgaTGTTTGCCATCGTTATGGCActgatttgattttaaaaggAATGATATGTGAATGCCGTTTTCTTTTGAGTTAGTGAGTTATATTCGCCCTATTTTAGATCAGGAGCTTTCTGAAGACTCTGATAGATCGATTCG
Encoded here:
- the LOC138310105 gene encoding cephalotocin receptor 1-like, with product MFNFNFTEMENTSSAALLGNETNQINDRNEDLARAEIGVSSAIFILAVFGNSTVFIVFLLRGRSLTRMHLLMLHLSAADLSVAFFNVLPQLIWDVTYVFYGNDVICRFVKYFQLVVVYASAYVLVMTAIDRYFAICRPLVSHQWSSRTVHYMVALAWVISLVLSLPQIYIFSYMERQPNVYDCWATFNPAWTLELYITFNSVTVYIIPIIILTFCYGRMCYSVWKRGKVGEQVASSTKVQWNHSNMSAKEENSPINDLIRKGDNSYRNHKLRKSDHASIQSRQSQTRGAIPRAKVRTVRLTLTVVFCFIVCSSPFHFAQLWAAFDPHAPFTSSAYTIILLLYSLNSCTNPWIYLVFSSRMWESVKSCSRLSMCRRKRKGAPLWSVG